Part of the Streptomyces sp. NBC_01471 genome is shown below.
GCCGATCGTCGCCGTCACACTGACGCAGAGCGAATGGGACGCGCTCGGCAAGCATGGCATGAGCGCGATCTCCCTCACGCGGCGGCTGGTCATCCTCGGCCACATCACCGAGGAAGCCGATGGCGCGGAACGGCGGAGGTTCATGAAGGTCCTGCCGGCTCCGGCTCGTGTGGCCTACAAGCTGATCGGCCACCGCCAGTTCACCCGCGAGACCAGCAAGATCCGCGGCTGACCCGCCCCACCACCCCGCACCACATCGCACCACCGAGCCCCCGCACTGGCCGTGGTGCCGATCGCCCGCAACACCACCAGCGGACCGGTAAACCAACACATCGACCGTACGAAACACCTTCAAGACCCAAAACCCGGACGCTCACTGGCACACCCAACGTCAACGGCATCAACAAGGAGAGCCAATGGCAGAGCAGGACCTCTCGGGGCGCACGGCACTCGTGACCGGTTCGACCAGCGGGATCGGGGAGGCCACGGCCAAACAACTAGCCAAGCACGGGGCGCACGTGATCGTGGTCGGCCGTCGCCAGGAACTCGGGGATGGCGTCGTCGCGGCGATCCGCGCGGCCGGCGGCAAGGCCGATTACGTCCGCGCTGAACTCAGCGACGCGGCGTCGGCCCGCGAGTTGGCCCAACGGGCACTGGAGACTTCCGGGGGCCAGATCGACATCCTGATCAATAACGCCGGGACGGCGGTGTTCGGCCCGACGGCGGAGACGCTGGAGGAGAACTGGGAGATGATGTTCAACACGAACCTCAAGGGCCACTTCTTCCTCGTCGCGGAGCTCGCGCCGAAGATGGCTGCTCGCGGCAAGGGTGTGATCGTCAACACCTCGACGATGGCTGGCCAGTTCGCCGTTCCGGGCATGGGGGTCTACGGCGCGACCAAGGCCGGACTGAACCTGCTCACCAAGTCCTGGGCCGCGGAGTTCGGCCCGGCCGGTGTCCGCGTCAACGCGGTCAGCCCCGGAACCACCAGCACCCGGAACGTCGTCAACGTCATGGGCGACGGACTCGATGAGCTCGGAAAGCAGGCGCCGCTTGGCTACGTCGCCGACGCCGACGAGATCGCCGACGCCATCGTGTACCTGACCACGGACAAAGCCAGCTACATCACCGGCACGATCCTCAACGTCGACGGCGGCCGCACCGCCATCTGACCACGGCGCCTCCGGACGACGGGCGCCGTCACGGCCGGGTCTCGCGCATCCCCTCCCGCGCGCCCCGGCCGCCCCCCGGGCCGTTGCACTTCACACTCCATCACGCCGGCACGATGAACCAGGGAACGCACGTACGCGTTCCCTTCGCACGACGACTTGCCTGCGGGCCGGCCCGGAGCGAGTCGGCTCAGGACGATGGGTTCTCGGGCACGCCTTCTCAGCTCTGAACGCGTTGGTCGTAGTCAGTTTGGTGCGCCCGAATCTCGTCCGTGTTGTCGACCGTCCAGGCGTACAACCGGCCGAACGGCTCCCGGAGGGATTCACCGAGCGGGGTGAGCGAGTACTCGACCCCCACCGGCGAGGTGGGCAGCACGCGGCGCGTGATCATCCCGTTGCGCTCCAGGCGGCGCAGAGTCTGGGTCAAGACCCGCTGGGTCACGCCTTCGAGGCGGCGTTTGATCTCGTTGAACCGAGTGGGCTTGTCAAGGACTGCCATCACCATCATCGACCACTTGTCAGCGATCTGGTCGAGGATCGGGCGGCTGGGGCAGTCGGCCCGGTAGACGACGCCGGCGTCGGCACCGGTTTCAGAAGTGGCCATATCGGTATCCTTCGCGATCCTTGCGATGCCTGAAGTGCGTTATTGACGCCGGTCGCTCGCCATCGCACCGTAAGTATGCATCAGGAACTAGATGCATATCAGGTACCGATCGGAGATCTCCATGAACCACGACGCCTACCCGACCCTGCGGGTGAGTCGCGAGGGCGGCATCGCCCGCGTCACCCTCGACAACCCGCCCGTCAACGTCCTGAACGTCGCCCTGATGGCCGACCTCCGGCACCTGCTGACCGCGCTGAAAAGCGACGACTCGCTCCGGGTGATCGTGTTCGACAGCGCCAATCCGGAGTTCTTCATAGCCCATGTCGACATGTCCCTCGTCGACACTCCGGACGCCTTCGACAAGCTCGCGGCCGACCTTCCGGACGGCGTCAACGTCTTCCAGGCTCTGGGGGAACTGCTCCGGCACCAGCCCCAGGTGACCATCGTCAAGCTTGCCGGGATGGCGCGCGGCGGAGGGGCGGAGTTCGTCACAGCTGCGGACATGACGTTCGCGGCGATCGGTCGCGCCGGGATCGGCCAGATCGAAGCTCTCATGGGCATCGTCCCTGGCGGAGGGGGCACGCAATATCTCGCCGGCCGGGTCGGCCGCAATCGCGCCCTGGAGGCGGTGCTGGGTGCCGATCTGTTCGACGCCGAAACCGCGGAGCGCTACGGCTGGGTCAACCGGGCCGTCCCTGCCGACGAGCTCGACGACCTCGTCGACCGCCTCGCCCGCAACATCGCCGCCTTGCCCGAGGGCGTGATCGCAGCGGTCAAGCGCGCCATCGTCCCCGAGGACCTGGCCGAGGGTCTCCTGCGGGAGCACCATGCGTGGGCGGGCCAGTTTGCCCGCCCCGAGGCCGAGCGTCTCATCCGCGGCGGATTGGCCCACGGTGCCCAGACCCGCGACGGCGAGCGCGATCTGGAGGGCCTGCTCCGGCGACTGCCCGGATAGGACCCGGACGAGGATGAAGGCCACATGGGAGACGTCGTGCGCGACGGCGGCCGCGGTGGTGGGGATCTGCGCCGGCGTGCTGGCCGTTGCCCCGGCCGGAGCCCAGGCTGGAAGTCATCTCAATTGGTGAGTCTGCGCTAGCAGATGAGGGTGCAGGCGATACCGGTGAGGGCGAGGAAGTGGTCGGCTTTGCGTTCGTAGCGTCGGTGGAGTCGGCGGCAGCCGGCAAGCCAGGACACGGTGGTGGGTTCGACAGTCCAGCGGTGGCGGCCAAGTCACCGCGTAGATTCGATTCCTTTGCGTGCGATGCGTTGTTGGATGCCGCGCTCACGTAACCATCGCCGCAGGAGGGAGTAGTTGTATCCCTTGTCGGCGTGGAGCTTGCCGGGTTTGCGTCGCCGCGGTCCGCGGCGGGAGCGGATCGGCGCTATTCCTTGCACGAGCGGGACCAGAGCGGCCTGGCTGTCGTGCAGGTTGGCCCCCGAGACTCCGATGGAGAGGGGCAGACCTGGTCGCTCGGTGATCAGATTTGTCCGACGGATTCCTTGAGCGATCTCATGATGGCGTCACCGCATCTCGCGACCTGCCCTGCCCACCGCTGCCCGGCGTGTGTCCGGGGCAGCGAGAGCGAAGAACGCTGTTTCGGCGGCCTCCGGATACGCCTCGGGCTTCCCCTGGGCGGCCAGGGCCCGGCATCTACCGGGCCCTGATCGACCCCTCGCGACGGGTCGATCAGTCCTGTGCCACGTTCGCCGCGGTCACATTCTCGATCACGCGGCCGAGTTTGATCCTGGCCCGGGTCAGGTCCTGGATGCGTGCGGCGATGCGGTCGCGTTCGATGATGAGCTGGTCGAGCATGGCGGGGGTCGCGACGCCGGTGCTCACGCACGGCAGAAGTTCGACGACGGTACGGCTGGAGAGGCCGGCCGCGTAGAGGTCCTGGATGAGCTGGACCCGCTCCAGGGCTTCGTCGGGATAGTCACGCTGGCCACCGGGCGTCCGCGCCGATTCCAGGAGCCGCTGTTCCTCGTAGTAGCGCAGGGCCCGCACGCTGACCCCTGACCGCCTGGCGAGCTGTCCGATGCGCATGATGCAGGCCACTCCCTTACCGCTCATACCTCACGTGCACGTCAGGTTTAGGCTAGCAATACCGGCTCCGGGGCAGCCCTCGGGGCCGATCGAACCGTTGCCGGCGCCGAGATTGATCATGACCCGGTGGCGGAACCGAGGGTGTTCACGCGGTTCACGTACGCACGGAAGCCCTCGCGTCGTGCCGGGATCGCCGAGCCCGCCCGAGGGCACATGGGTGTCGACCGTGACGGGCGGCGTGATCCCTCGTAGTGGCGCAGGCCTCCCCGCTCACCCCCGCCCACTCGGCAACCTCACCCATCCGCGCCTGCCCTCTTCCGGCCGGGCGGCACTACGGCTTGCACCTCACGTCAACGTCAGGTTCTAGAGTGACGAACGTCGGATGAACACGTCATTCCGGCCCGTCGAAGTAAGGCAGACCATGATGCGCGCAGCCCGGTTCCACGAATACGGCGGAGCGGAGAGCCTGGTGATCGAGCAGGCCCCCGACCCCCACCCCGGACCCGGTGAGATCCGTGTCCGCGTCGCGGCCGCCAGCGTCAATCCCATCGACTGGAAGCTGCGCGTCGGCGCCCTGCACCAGCTGATTCCCCTGGAGCTGCCCGCCATTCCCGGGCGCGACGGCGCCGGTGTGGTCGACGAGATCGGCGACGGGGTGCAGGGGGTGAGCATCGGCGACCGTGTCTTCGGGCTGGGCGGTGTCACCGGGGCGACCGCAGAGCTGCTCATCCTCTCGGCCTGGGCGCACACCCCCGCCACGTGGAACGACGAGCAGGCCGCTGGTGCCGGTCTCGCGTCAGTGACCGCGATGCGTGGGCTCGACGCGCTCGGCTCTCTCGCGGGGCGCACCCTTCTCGTCGAGGGCGCCGCCGGAGGCGTGGGCAGCGCGGCGGTCGAGATCGCGGTAGCGCAGGGTGCCACTGTGATCGGGACAGCCAGTGAACGCAACCACGAGTTCCTCACCGCACTCGGCGCCGTTCCCACCACCTACGGCCCCGGCCTCGCGCAGCGTCTGTCCGCCCTCGCCCCGCGCGGAGTCGACATCGTGCTCGACACCGCGGCCTCCGGATCGCTGGACGACCTCGTCGCGATCGCGGGCGACCCGAAGCGCGTCGCGACGGTCGCCGACCATGCGGGCGGGCAGCGCCTGGGCACGCATGTGGTCAACGCGGAGAACGATTCCACTCTCCTGTCCGCGGCGGCGGAACTGGGCGGGCAAGGCCGCTACACACCCCGTATCGAACAGACCTACCCTCTGGAGCGGATCGCCGACGCCCACGCGCACGCCGAGCGTGGGCGCACCCGGGGAAAGATCGTGGTCTGCATCTGAACAGGCCGATCCGTATCGGGGGTTGTCGCACGAAGCCGCCTCCCGGACAGAGGGGCGGCTTCGTGTTCTGGGGACGTCGGTCAGTACGGGGCGACCTTCTCGGCGTGGAAGCGGGCGATGTTGTCGGCGATGTAGTCGACGTGGTCCTCGGCGGCGAAGTGGCCGGAGTCGAGGCGGTGCATCTCTGCCTCGGGCAGGTCGCGGAGATAGGCATCCCCTCCTTCGGGGGTGAAGAAGACGTCGCCCTGGCCCCAGAAGACGATGGTCTTGGGCTGGTGCTCGCGCATGAACGCCTGCCAGGTCTCGTACAGCGGCGGGTTGGTCTTGTAGTCCTCCAGCAGGTCGAGCTGGATCTTCCGCCGACCGGGACGGTCGAGGAAGGCCACGTCCACCGTCCAGTTGTCGGGGGAGATGAGGGCGGGGTCGTTGTGGCCGCTGAGGTAGATCGACTTGACGCCGTCGGTCTGCAGGAACGGCAGCAGGGCTGCCTCGGTCTCCGGGGTGCGCGCCTGCCAGAGCTTGAACCGGATACTGTCCCACACCTCGGTGAAACCCTCCTCGTAGGCGTTGGAGTTCTGCACGACCTGCCACTGCAGCCACTCGGGGTGGCGTCCGGTGATCCGGTTGCCGATCGGGCCGCCGTAGTCCTGGTGGTAGAGCCCGAAGGAGGTGAAGCCGATCTGGGTCAGCCACTGTTCGACGACCTCGGAGACGCGGTCGAAGGTGTAGGTGAAGTCCTCGGGGGCCTCGGTGTAGCCGAAGCCGGGGTAGTCCGGCGAGACGACGTGGAAGCCACGGTCCGCGAGCGCCGGCAGGAGGTCGCGCCACTGGTGCGAGGAGGACGGGAAGCCGCCCAGCAGGACCAGCTTCGGTGCGCCCGGTTCGCCGGCTTCGCGGTAGAACATCTGGACTCCGGCCACGTCGATGGCGTGGAAGCGGACAACAGTCATGGCAACTCACTCCTTGCGGTGTTGTGTGCTGATCGGGTCGGGGCTCGGCCACTGGCTTCAGGCGAGGGGGATGTCGTGGCCCGGGCCGCGCTTGTCCTCGGGACGGGGCCCGAAGTGGCGGCGGTCGTTCTCGCTGATGGCGAGGTCGTTGATGCTGGCCTCTCGGCGGCGCATCAGGCCGTTGTCGGCGAACTCCCACAGTTCGTTGCCGTAGGAGCGGAACCACTGGTCGTCGGCGTTGTGCCACTCGTACTGGAAGCGGACGGCCATACGGTTCCCGTGGAAGCCCCACAGGCTCTTGCGCAGGGCGTAGTCGAGTTCGCGCTCCCACTTGTCGGTGAGGAACTCGATGATCTTGTCGCGGCCGGTGAGGACCACGTCCCGGTTCCGCCAGGCGGAGTCCTCGGTGTAGGCAAGGGCGACGTGGTGCGGGTCGCGGGTGTTCCAGGCGTCTTCGGCGGCCTGGACCTTGGTCAGAGCGCTGTCGAGGTCGAACGGCGGGAAAGGCGGGCGCGCGTCGGTCATGGCGGTGCGGTCCTTCACTGTGCGGAGTGCTGATCGGTCAGCGGCGGATTGTCAGGGGCTGCGGTGACGGAGTCGCCCTGCAGGGGAAGCAGGCGGCCGGCCACCAGGTGCTCCGGGGTGAAGTGGACGCGGCGGCCGGTGCGGTCGTCGTCACCCGCGATGCCGGGGCGGGTCCATTCCAGGTCGGCCCGGCCGGACAGGTGCAGAGTGCGTCCGGTGGCGAAGTCGCAGAAGAGCAGCGCGGCGGTGGGGTCGGCCTGGAGGTTGCCGAGGGTGTTGAACATGTTGTTGCCCCAGTAGTCGGGCCACCACAGCCGCCCGTCCTCGACGCGGACGAAGCCAGCCGGACCGCCCCGGTGCGAGGCGTCGTTGCCGCGGGTGGGGTGGGTGGTGCCGATCAGGAAGGTGTCGGACCGGCGGATCAGGTCAATGTCGTCCTGCGCGAGGGTGCTGCCGTGCCTGACCGGCTCCTCGCCCAAGGGGGCGGGCACGGGGTGGAGATGCCTGTTCTGGATGTACTGGGGGCAGTTGCCGTACGCCTGGTCGACCTCGACTTGCAGTCCGTCGTTGCCGGCGTGGGGCAGGGTGCCGTTGATCCGCAGGCGCCTGCGGGTGGCGAACTCGACGACGATCAGCCCGACCGGCTGGTGTACCGGCAGGTGATGAAGCGGGTCGCCCTCGGCCGGCAGGGTTCGCACTTCGAGGGCAGTCGGTGAGACGACGTGGAGGAACCCGGGCGGTCCCGCGAGGGGGGAGGTCCACAGAGTGCCGTCGGTGTCGCGTGCGGTGATCGCCGCGAAGGTCCTGTCAGCCAGGAACCGGGTGACGCCGCCGCGCAACTGGGCGCGGGCCAGCATGCCGGTAAGCCGGGCTGCTTCCTGGGCCATGCCGGCCCGCTGTTGCACGGCCAGCTCGCCTTCGTGGAAGCCCGCAGTCGTGTTGCCTACTGGGTTGCTCATCGTTCTTCCTTCCGCATGCGGGACAAGCGACGCCGGACGGCTGAGCGAGGGGATGGCCGCCGGCCTGACACCTGGTCGGGGGTGGGGCCGGGCCGGCGGGGCTGCAGGCGGGTGGTCAGGCCGCGATGCGCGGGGTGACCACGGGCCGGTCGTTGTCGACCTCGGCGAGGATGTTGAAGTAGTTGGTCAGGACGTTCAGCGCCAAGTGGCCGACGACCTCACCGATCTCGTCGTCGGTGGCGCCTGCGCCCCGCGCGGCCTGCGGAGCGGCGTCGTCGACCTGGCCGTGATCGCGGGCGATGGTGTCGGACAGGGTCAGCAGTGCCTGGGTGCGCGGGTCGGACGCCTTGGCGTCCCGGGCCGCCTCCAGATCAGTGGCGTCGATCTTGGCGGTGTTCGCGCCGATGTAGGTGTGGGCGGAGAGGCAGTACTCGCAGCCGTTGTACTCGGCGGTCGTCACTGCGAGGAGCTCGTGGACCGGGGCGGGCAGCACCCCGCTGGACAGTCCACCGTTCAGGGCCAGGTAGCCCTGAGGAGGGCCGGGCTGTTGGCCATCACCCTGGTCATGTTCGGCGTCGGGCCGAGGGCCTTCTGCACGTCCGCAACCAGGGGCGGCGGTCTTGCCGGTCGCGGTAGCCGGCTCGACGGGGGCGAATCCAGTCATGACAGAGCACTCCTTCATCCATCCAGTCCTGACGCTTGACCGCGCCGACAACCGTTAGAAAAACGATGGCACGCCCCATGCGCCGTGTCAAACGGTTGGAGGTGACCGTAACCGTTAGAGCTGCGGTAGCCTCGGCGTCATGGACACGGACACGAACGCGCCACTCCTGGGCGAGCCGCTCCCCGTCGAGCTGATGAACACCATCTGGGCGGACCGGGACGGCGTGCACGACGCGCTGCGCGATCCCGAGGGCACCCGGGCCTGGCTGCACGCCGTCTCTTCCCGCATAGACCTGATGACGCCG
Proteins encoded:
- a CDS encoding SDR family oxidoreductase codes for the protein MAEQDLSGRTALVTGSTSGIGEATAKQLAKHGAHVIVVGRRQELGDGVVAAIRAAGGKADYVRAELSDAASARELAQRALETSGGQIDILINNAGTAVFGPTAETLEENWEMMFNTNLKGHFFLVAELAPKMAARGKGVIVNTSTMAGQFAVPGMGVYGATKAGLNLLTKSWAAEFGPAGVRVNAVSPGTTSTRNVVNVMGDGLDELGKQAPLGYVADADEIADAIVYLTTDKASYITGTILNVDGGRTAI
- a CDS encoding helix-turn-helix domain-containing protein gives rise to the protein MATSETGADAGVVYRADCPSRPILDQIADKWSMMVMAVLDKPTRFNEIKRRLEGVTQRVLTQTLRRLERNGMITRRVLPTSPVGVEYSLTPLGESLREPFGRLYAWTVDNTDEIRAHQTDYDQRVQS
- a CDS encoding enoyl-CoA hydratase/isomerase family protein, translating into MNHDAYPTLRVSREGGIARVTLDNPPVNVLNVALMADLRHLLTALKSDDSLRVIVFDSANPEFFIAHVDMSLVDTPDAFDKLAADLPDGVNVFQALGELLRHQPQVTIVKLAGMARGGGAEFVTAADMTFAAIGRAGIGQIEALMGIVPGGGGTQYLAGRVGRNRALEAVLGADLFDAETAERYGWVNRAVPADELDDLVDRLARNIAALPEGVIAAVKRAIVPEDLAEGLLREHHAWAGQFARPEAERLIRGGLAHGAQTRDGERDLEGLLRRLPG
- a CDS encoding MerR family transcriptional regulator codes for the protein MRIGQLARRSGVSVRALRYYEEQRLLESARTPGGQRDYPDEALERVQLIQDLYAAGLSSRTVVELLPCVSTGVATPAMLDQLIIERDRIAARIQDLTRARIKLGRVIENVTAANVAQD
- a CDS encoding NADP-dependent oxidoreductase, whose amino-acid sequence is MRAARFHEYGGAESLVIEQAPDPHPGPGEIRVRVAAASVNPIDWKLRVGALHQLIPLELPAIPGRDGAGVVDEIGDGVQGVSIGDRVFGLGGVTGATAELLILSAWAHTPATWNDEQAAGAGLASVTAMRGLDALGSLAGRTLLVEGAAGGVGSAAVEIAVAQGATVIGTASERNHEFLTALGAVPTTYGPGLAQRLSALAPRGVDIVLDTAASGSLDDLVAIAGDPKRVATVADHAGGQRLGTHVVNAENDSTLLSAAAELGGQGRYTPRIEQTYPLERIADAHAHAERGRTRGKIVVCI
- a CDS encoding alpha/beta hydrolase, translated to MTVVRFHAIDVAGVQMFYREAGEPGAPKLVLLGGFPSSSHQWRDLLPALADRGFHVVSPDYPGFGYTEAPEDFTYTFDRVSEVVEQWLTQIGFTSFGLYHQDYGGPIGNRITGRHPEWLQWQVVQNSNAYEEGFTEVWDSIRFKLWQARTPETEAALLPFLQTDGVKSIYLSGHNDPALISPDNWTVDVAFLDRPGRRKIQLDLLEDYKTNPPLYETWQAFMREHQPKTIVFWGQGDVFFTPEGGDAYLRDLPEAEMHRLDSGHFAAEDHVDYIADNIARFHAEKVAPY
- a CDS encoding nuclear transport factor 2 family protein, with protein sequence MTDARPPFPPFDLDSALTKVQAAEDAWNTRDPHHVALAYTEDSAWRNRDVVLTGRDKIIEFLTDKWERELDYALRKSLWGFHGNRMAVRFQYEWHNADDQWFRSYGNELWEFADNGLMRRREASINDLAISENDRRHFGPRPEDKRGPGHDIPLA
- a CDS encoding pyridoxamine 5'-phosphate oxidase family protein is translated as MSNPVGNTTAGFHEGELAVQQRAGMAQEAARLTGMLARAQLRGGVTRFLADRTFAAITARDTDGTLWTSPLAGPPGFLHVVSPTALEVRTLPAEGDPLHHLPVHQPVGLIVVEFATRRRLRINGTLPHAGNDGLQVEVDQAYGNCPQYIQNRHLHPVPAPLGEEPVRHGSTLAQDDIDLIRRSDTFLIGTTHPTRGNDASHRGGPAGFVRVEDGRLWWPDYWGNNMFNTLGNLQADPTAALLFCDFATGRTLHLSGRADLEWTRPGIAGDDDRTGRRVHFTPEHLVAGRLLPLQGDSVTAAPDNPPLTDQHSAQ
- a CDS encoding carboxymuconolactone decarboxylase family protein, which gives rise to MTGFAPVEPATATGKTAAPGCGRAEGPRPDAEHDQGDGQQPGPPQGYLALNGGLSSGVLPAPVHELLAVTTAEYNGCEYCLSAHTYIGANTAKIDATDLEAARDAKASDPRTQALLTLSDTIARDHGQVDDAAPQAARGAGATDDEIGEVVGHLALNVLTNYFNILAEVDNDRPVVTPRIAA